Proteins encoded together in one Mastomys coucha isolate ucsf_1 unplaced genomic scaffold, UCSF_Mcou_1 pScaffold16, whole genome shotgun sequence window:
- the LOC116093333 gene encoding uncharacterized protein LOC116093333, producing MLSEPLGDQHLGFSDKPKPDNKLYPVLDEFINLDLESFSEDSNEDELDEREKLDLEEAAAGYEWDHYEPLGASAPPKPLPPPYAPRRTKVGITAPCGSSLLPSETWRKAALAYPVFEDPNNQTRHHEPVSHKQLKDLVESVRTYGVTASFTIAQIERLAYHAMTPANIAQSFNQNRILLEYLRGNWSQEAEKLSQQLLTQIIALNETRLDPVTLGDLTSTFSSLFSYFKEWVGVFLFGACIFCGFVFCLWLLCKLKRTRARDKVLITQALLALDLGTSPEVWLATFKDS from the exons ATGCTGAGTGAACCCCTTGGAGACCAACACCTTGGCTTCTCAGAT AAACCAAAACCAGATAACAAGCTATATCCTGTATTAGATGAGTTTATAAATCTAGATCTGGAATCATTCTCTGAGGACTCTAATGAGGACGAATTAGATGAGCGAGAAAAACTAGACCTAGAGGAAGCTGCGGCTGGTTATGAGTGGGACCATTATGAGCCCCTAGGGGCTTCGGCACCGCCGAAGCCTCTCCCACCGCCCTATGCTCCTCGAAGAACTAAAGTAGGGATAACAGCACCTTGCGGCAGCTCACTGCTCCCTTCAGAGACATGGAGAAAAGCTGCGCTGGCATATCCAGTATTCGAGGACCCAAACAACCAGACACGACATCACGAACCAGTATCTCATAAACAGCTAAAAGATTTGGTTGAGTCAGTAAGGACATATGGGGTGACGGCCTCATTTACTATAGCACAAATAGAGCGCCTGGCTTATCATGCTATGACACCTGCTAATATCGCTCAGTCTTTTAATCAGAACCGAATTCTGTTGGAGTATCTGAGAGGCAACtggtcacaggaggcagagaaattATCCCAGCAGTTGCTTACTCAGATCATCGCTCTCAATGAAACCCGGCTCGATCCTGTCACCCTCGGGGACCTTacctccaccttctcttctctcttttcttattttaaggagtgggtgggtgtatTTTTATTTGGAGCTTGCATTTTTTGCGGCTTCGTGTTTTGTCTATGGTTGCTGTGCAAACTGAAAAGAACTCGAGCCAGAGACAAAGTCCTGATCACTCAAGCCCTGCTTGCCTTAGACCTTGGTACTTCTCCTGAAGTTTGGTTGGCAACCTTTAAAGACTCTTAA